The Anolis carolinensis isolate JA03-04 chromosome 1, rAnoCar3.1.pri, whole genome shotgun sequence genome window below encodes:
- the LOC134293449 gene encoding uncharacterized protein LOC134293449: MATRRQKKVAEEEGAFQEESSDSEQTPVSEMTLKYRLEMRKLQMEEREKEKERELRRELELRRLEIELEKQRLTLSQPHINTQEGNSRAEASDMILKRFPRYNKDDDVEKFLISFERCCKDFEVSEEKWMIYLRPQISGKLLEIYGDMSEETYRDYKLFKQQVQQKLQLTPEFYRLKFRTLKRERNQSFAQVASKQAQYFDSWVRTSEVDNYQQLRELMKLEQLFQLVPSEYRWLVQDRRPATAGEAAVMVDQLITLKEGFRKDEGPSDKKQFKLPYYHSQVRTQQGRGPAGENTTWRRQEVTGQVKPEEKMKCFQCGKLGHLRYQCNLFKKDKTSFFVNKVAVETKAELDTKSKSSPEVVPKEKQCLFILSNRPSEDYLEYISVDSKNIQGWRDTGSDVCIIRPEAVPQKYQHPTSVINLKGLGPVIPTQVVSLPIEYNGWKGIWDFAISSDIPYKCLIGNDLAKEVKNWQKLCEEDEDNFEGPTQEAICLPIHQDVGEDPESSSIITEIVNKTEGVREILQEQKADETLKPLFKQAENTLESAEEQPSRFITKDGVLYRESKSLKTAGESEVHTQIVVPEKFREQLMRVAHDSPQGGHLGIRKTTKRITKNFYWPGMFQKIKEFCRSCDTCQRLSTGRDKIKAPLIPMPVIGEPFYRVGIDIVGPLCKPSKRGYKYILTMIDYATRYPEAVALTNIETSTIANALLSIWGRTGYPKELISDLGTQFTSKLMKRLLELCGIRHLTSTAYHPQTNGLVENLNKTLIKMIKSYSQQRPHDWDIKLQQLLFAYRSVPQDSTGYSPFELLYGRKARGPLDLVKEYWEASPAAEPVPVADYLRDLQSTMQLAKDITHEHLTAAQQRQKDYYDATSKARNFNIGHEVLFLSPNRTNKLQMDWSGPWRVTKKHNQVNYDIYNEQLNVERRVHVNMLKPYVWRSANVYIVVSEDESGPFTFWEGDRELYKNLDQVDISKELTQSQREEIVGVLNKYSKMFSDLPGRVQGVQHQINTNDAAPIASPPYRVTGNINECIEREVKEMLDLGIIVSSNSPWASPIVLVQKPDKTIRFCIDYRLLNKVTQTDTYPMPRLDDLLERIGRAQFISSIDLTKGFWQVPMAPQDQPKTAFRTQGGLYEFSVLPFGLKNSPATFQRLVDKVLSGLGNFCVAYMDDIGIFSNSWEDHLKHLDIVLGRLKEAGLTIKASKCKLGKNTTKYLGHLVGGGCIRPDPTKVKAIHQWPVPKTKKQVRSFLGLAGYYRKFIPSFSNLAAPLSDLTKKKNPNKIIWTPNCQTSMDRLKQAITSDSVLKAPDFDEPFILTCDASDIGLGAVLSQIDKEGEDRPILFLSKKWHSHECSMSTIEKECYSIIWSIRKLKPYLWGRKFTLQTDHAPLKWLDNVKGTNNKLLRWSLSLQDFTYEIKHVTGKRNVVADALSRVS, encoded by the coding sequence ATGGCCACTAGACGACAGAAAAAGGTTGCTGAAGAAGAAGGTGCATTTCAGGAAGAGAGTTCAGATTCTGAACAAACACCAGTGTCAGAAATGACTCTTAAATATAGACTGGAGATGAGAAAGTTACaaatggaggaaagagaaaaagaaaaagaaagagaattgaGGAGAGAGTTGGAATTAAGAAGATTGGAGATTGAATTGGAAAAACAGAGGTTAACACTATCTCAACCACATATCAATACCCAGGAAGGGAATTCTAGAGCTGAGGCATCAGACATGATTCTGAAGAGATTCCCTAGGTATAATAAAgacgatgatgtggaaaagtttttaatttcatttgaaaggtgctgtaagGATTTTGAAGTTAGTGAGGAGAAGTGGATGATTTATTTGAGACCTCAGATTAGCGGGAAACTTTTAGAGATCTATGGGGACATGTCTGAGGAGACCTATAGGGATTATAAATTATTCAAGCAACAGGTGCAGCAAAAACTCCAACTAACACCTGAGTTTTATAGATTAAAATTCAGAACactgaagagagaaagaaatcaaagTTTCGCTCAGGTGGCATCCAAGCAAGCACAATATTTTGACAGTTGGGTGCGAACATCTGAGGTAGATAATTATCAACAATTGAGGGAGTTAATGAAATTAGAACAATTATTTCAGCTGGTGCCCTCAGAATATCGTTGGCTAGTGCAGGATCGAAGACCAGCGACAGCAGGGGAAGCGGCTGTCATGGTAGATCAATTGATCACACTGAAGGAAGGATTTAGGAAAGATGAGGGACCAAGTGATAAAAAGCAGTTTAAGCTGCCATATTATCATTCCCAAGTACGAACGCAGCAGGGGAGAGGGCCTGCAGGAGAAAACACCACCTGGAGGAGGCAGGAGGTAACAGGTCAAGTCAAACCTGAAGAGAAAATGAAGTGTTTTCAGTGTGGAAAGCTGGGACACTTAAGATATCAGTgtaacctttttaaaaaggacaagacttctttctttgTAAATAAAGTAGCAGTGGAAACCAAGGCAGAATTAGATACTAAGTCTAAAAGCAGCCCTGAAGTAGTGCCCAAAGAGaaacaatgtttgtttattttatcaaaTAGACCATCCGAAGACTATTTAGAGTATATTTCTGTTGACAGTAAGAATATCCAGGGATGGAGGGATACTGGGTCGGATGTTTGCATCATACGTCCAGAAGCAGTACCTCAGAAATATCAACATCCTACCTCAGTAATTAATTTAAAAGGCTTAGGTCCTGTAATACCAACCCAGGTAGTTTCATTACCAATTGAATACAATGGTTGGAAAGGAATTTGGGACTTTGCCATCAGTTCAGATATACCTTATAAATGTTTAATCGGTAACGACCTGGCTAAGGAAGTTAAGAACTGGCAGAAGTTATGTGAGGAAGATGAAGATAACTTCGAAGGCCCTACTCAGGAAGCAATATGCTTGCCAATTCATCAGGATGTAGGAGAGGATCCAGAATCCAGTTCTATAATTACTGAGATTGTTAACAAGACAGAGGGAGTTAGAGAAATTCTGCAAGAACAAAAGGCAGATGAAACCTTAAAACCCTTGTTTAAACAAGCTGAGAATACACTAGAGTCAGCAGAAGAACAACCCTCTAGATTCATTACTAAAGATGGCGTGCTATATAGAGAGAGTAAAAGTCTAAAGACAGCAGGAGAGTCAGAGGTGCATACCCAAATTGTAGTGCCAGAGAAATTCAGAGAACAACTCATGAGGGTGGCACATGATAGCCCTCAGGGAGGCCATTTGGGTATCAGAAAAACAACTAAAAGAATTACAAAGAACTTTTATTGGCCTGGCATGttccagaaaataaaagaattttgCCGGTCATGTGACACCTGCCAAAGACTGAGTACCGGGAGGGATAAGATCAAAGCTCCTCTAATCCCTATGCCTGTAATTGGAGAGCCATTTTACAGAGTGGGAATCGACATAGTTGGTCCTCTTTGTAAACCAAGCAAAAGGGGTTATAAGTACATACTAACTATGATCGACTATGCTACAAGATACCCGGAAGCAGTAGCTCTCACCAACATCGAGACCTCAACCATAGCTAATGCTTTGTTATCCATTTGGGGAAGAACTGGATATCCCAAAGAATTAATATCTGACTTAGGGACCCAGTTTACATCGAAACTTATGAAGAGACTACTTGAGTTATGCGGCATCAGGCATCTTACATCGACGGCCTACCACCCACAAACAAATGGGTTGGTCGAAAATCTAAATAAGACTCTAATTAAAATGATAAAGTCTTATAGCCAACAGAGACCGCATGATTGGGACATTAAGCTTCAACAACTATTATTTGCATACAGATCAGTCCCCCAGGATAGTACAGGCTACAGCCCTTTCGAACTGTTGTATGGAAGAAAGGCTCGAGGACCGTTAGATTTGGTTAAGGAGTACTGGGAGGCGAGCCCAGCAGCAGAGCCGGTTCCAGTGGCTGATTATCTACGAGATCTACAGTCAACAATGCAGTTAGCCAAGGACATCACACATGAGCATCTGACCGCAGCACAACAACGGCAGAAAGACTATTACGACGCAACATCTAAGGCGAGAAACTTCAACATTGGACATGAGGTCCTGTTTTTGTCACCTAACAGAACCAACAAACTTCAAATGGATTGGTCAGGACCCTGGAGAGTCACCAAGAAGCACAACCAAGTGAACTATGACATCTATAATGAACAATTAAATGTCGAAAGGAGAGTCCATGTAAATATGTTGAAACCTTATGTTTGGAGATCGGCTAATGTGTATATAGTAGTGTCAGAAGATGAGTCCGGTCCCTTTACTTTTTGGGAAGGTGATCGAGAGCTATATAAAAATTTGGATCAAGTAGATATAAGTAAAGAGTTAACCCAATCTCAACGGGAGGAGATTGTGggagttttaaataaatatagtaaaatgttTTCTGATTTACCAGGAAGGGTCCAAGGGGTACAGCATCAAATTAATACCAATGATGCAGCTCCTATAGCTTCCCCTCCGTACCGAGTGACTGGGAATATCAATGAGTGTATCGAGAGGGAGGTGAAAGAGATGTTGGACCTGGGCATTATTGTGTCATCGAATAGTCCCTGGGCTTCACCTATTGTGCTGGTTCAGAAGCCAGATAAAACTATTAGGTTTTGTATAGATTATCGACTTCTGAACAAGGTGACCCAAACTGATACATATCCAATGCCACGATTGGATGACCTATTGGAAAGGATCGGGAGAGCTCAGTTTATCAGCAGTATAGACCTTACTAAGGGATTCTGGCAAGTGCCCATGGCACCACAAGACCAGCCTAAGACAGCATTTCGTACGCAAGGTGGGCTTTACGAATTCTCAGTGTTACCTTTTGGACTAAAAAACAGCCCCGCAACATTTCAAAGATTggttgacaaggtccttagtggcCTAGGAAACTTTTGTGTGGCCTACATGGATGATATAGGAATTTTTAGCAATTCGTGGGAGGATCACCTAAAGCATTTGGATATAGTATTGGGCAGATTAAAGGAAGCTGGCTTAACCATCAAAGCTTCCAAATGTAAATTGGGAAAAAACACCACAAAATATTTAGGGCATTTAGTAGGAGGAGGTTGTATTCGACCAGACCCTACTAAAGTGAAAGCTATTCACCAGTGGCCAGTGCCCAAAACGAAAAAACAGGTTAGATCATTCCTCGGATTGGCTGGATATTATCGAAAATTTATTCCCTCCTTTAGTAATCTGGCAGCCCCTTTATCGGACCTGACCAAAAAGAAGAACcctaataaaataatctggactcCAAATTGTCAAACATCCATGGATCGGTTGAAACAGGCCATTACATCAGATTCTGTCTTGAAAGCCCCAGATTTCGATGAACCCTTCATTTTGACTTGCGACGCGTCTGACATTGGGTTAGGAGCTGTCCTAAGTCAAATTGATAAGGAAGGTGAGGACAgacctattttatttttaagtaagAAGTGGCATTCCCACGAATGCAGTATGTCCACCATTGAAAAGGAGTGCTACTCCATAATTTGGTCAATAAGGAAACTCAAACCTTATTTATGGGGAAGGAAATTCACCCTACAAACCGACCATGCACCATTGAaatggttggataatgtaaaaggaaCAAATAATAAACTGTTACGGTGGAGTTTGTCATTACAAGATTTCACATACGAAATCAAACATGTCACAGGTAAAAGAAATGTTGTTGCTGATGCACTGTCTAGAGTGTCTTGA